A genomic segment from Polyangium mundeleinium encodes:
- a CDS encoding matrixin family metalloprotease, protein MRSTPRFAVAIGMALVMSAASDAYAYCRASTCAEGQLCGPPPWDDPACKPLLWKRPCVGVSLQVEASEEVPYPLAVAVVEESFRAWEQPVCETALPGPPNIHVQNLGPILCNRVEYNSNAGNANMVVFRDATWTHPDGPHNIALTTVTFDTRTGEIYDADIEVNTHGFPFTTSDNLEEVQTDLLSVMTHEAGHFLGLAHAEDANATMWPNYTSGSLLPRTLAADDIAAICEAYPPAEELVDTARCNPLPRHGFSPECAAKQTEGDCSVGRGPGANEAGHATLALVALGFVGARRIRARSARRGR, encoded by the coding sequence ATGCGCTCGACGCCTCGCTTCGCCGTCGCGATCGGGATGGCGCTCGTGATGAGCGCCGCTTCGGACGCATACGCTTATTGCCGCGCCTCGACGTGCGCCGAGGGCCAGCTCTGCGGGCCGCCGCCGTGGGACGATCCGGCCTGCAAGCCGCTCCTCTGGAAGCGGCCTTGCGTGGGCGTGAGCCTGCAGGTGGAGGCCTCCGAGGAGGTGCCGTACCCGCTGGCCGTGGCGGTCGTCGAGGAGTCGTTCCGGGCGTGGGAGCAGCCGGTCTGCGAGACGGCGCTGCCCGGCCCGCCGAACATCCACGTGCAGAACCTCGGGCCCATCTTGTGCAACCGCGTCGAGTACAACTCGAACGCAGGCAACGCGAACATGGTGGTGTTCCGCGACGCGACGTGGACACACCCGGATGGGCCGCACAACATCGCGCTGACGACCGTGACGTTCGATACGCGGACGGGCGAGATCTACGACGCGGACATCGAGGTCAACACGCACGGCTTCCCGTTCACGACGTCGGACAACCTCGAGGAGGTGCAGACCGATCTGCTCTCCGTGATGACGCACGAAGCCGGGCACTTCCTCGGGCTCGCGCATGCCGAGGACGCGAACGCGACGATGTGGCCGAACTACACGTCGGGTAGCCTGCTGCCGCGCACGCTCGCGGCGGACGACATCGCGGCGATCTGCGAGGCGTATCCGCCCGCGGAGGAGCTGGTCGACACGGCGCGCTGCAATCCCCTGCCCCGCCACGGCTTCTCGCCGGAATGCGCGGCGAAGCAGACGGAGGGCGACTGCAGCGTGGGACGCGGGCCGGGCGCGAACGAGGCGGGACACGCGACGCTCGCGCTCGTGGCGCTCGGGTTCGTTGGGGCTCGAAGGATCAGAGCCCGAAGCGCACGCCGAGGCCGGTGA
- a CDS encoding serine/threonine protein kinase, with product MPPEDAARMPEKKKITPGLVIAGRYSVIREIGRGAVGSVHLVQHVHTDEQFALKLLHDPAAASPEKIARFRVEARAPARIDSDHVVRITDADVAPELNGAPFFVMEYLRGRDLGAELDMRGPLPAPEVVLYMRQAARALDKAHALGIVHRDLKPENLILIERDDGVPCIKLVDFGIAKLTGDAATIAQIVSRTQTGRIFGTPLFMSPEQATGRVSLVGAATDVWALGLVANRLLTGRDHFESDTVAELIGKIAYDPIRPPSELGTVLGPAYDAWFLRCCHREIGKRFRSAGEAVTALAAALGVEEGDALIDAVISSRRALGGMAYSETMRAPPSSGRDSIDILLDALESKGPPAPSVPASTGAFPAIKPPPVPKLPATLSDPELPAHLRPPPSTTAVTTSADVVARPTLDIPPAPRASRGALFVGLAIAAALAAGLVIGLGFVGSSSTDDPRATTSAAPAASGLPSSARAGVTPPPSPSRSTVLPASSVAPAPSASAAPSVLPRGTVPRKDPLSGRH from the coding sequence GTGCCACCCGAGGACGCCGCGCGCATGCCGGAGAAGAAGAAGATCACCCCCGGCCTGGTCATTGCCGGCCGGTATAGTGTGATCCGGGAGATCGGCCGCGGCGCGGTCGGCTCCGTGCACCTCGTGCAGCACGTCCACACGGACGAACAGTTTGCCCTCAAACTGCTGCACGACCCGGCCGCGGCGAGCCCCGAAAAGATCGCCCGCTTCCGCGTGGAAGCGCGCGCGCCGGCGCGGATCGACAGCGACCACGTGGTGCGTATCACGGACGCCGACGTCGCGCCCGAGCTCAACGGCGCGCCCTTCTTCGTGATGGAGTACCTGCGCGGCCGCGACCTCGGCGCCGAGCTCGACATGCGCGGCCCGCTCCCCGCCCCCGAGGTCGTGCTCTACATGCGCCAGGCTGCACGCGCGCTCGACAAGGCGCACGCCCTCGGCATCGTCCATCGCGATCTCAAGCCGGAAAATCTCATCCTGATCGAGCGCGACGACGGCGTCCCTTGCATCAAGCTCGTCGACTTCGGCATCGCCAAGCTCACGGGGGACGCAGCAACGATCGCGCAGATCGTCTCGCGCACGCAGACCGGCCGCATCTTCGGCACGCCGCTCTTCATGTCGCCCGAGCAAGCCACAGGCCGCGTCTCGCTCGTCGGCGCCGCGACGGACGTGTGGGCCCTCGGCCTCGTCGCGAACCGTCTCCTCACCGGCCGTGATCACTTCGAGTCCGACACCGTCGCCGAGCTCATCGGCAAGATCGCATACGACCCCATCCGTCCCCCGAGCGAGCTCGGGACCGTGCTCGGGCCGGCCTACGACGCCTGGTTCCTCCGCTGCTGCCACCGCGAGATCGGAAAGCGCTTCCGCTCGGCAGGCGAGGCCGTCACCGCACTCGCCGCAGCGCTCGGCGTCGAGGAGGGCGACGCGCTCATCGACGCCGTCATCTCCTCACGACGCGCGCTCGGCGGCATGGCGTACAGCGAGACCATGCGCGCGCCGCCCTCGTCGGGGCGTGACTCCATCGACATCCTCCTCGACGCCCTCGAGTCCAAGGGCCCGCCCGCTCCATCCGTGCCCGCGAGCACGGGCGCATTCCCCGCAATCAAGCCACCGCCCGTCCCCAAGCTCCCCGCCACGCTCTCGGATCCCGAGCTGCCCGCGCACCTGCGCCCGCCCCCGAGCACGACCGCCGTCACGACCTCCGCCGACGTCGTGGCGCGGCCGACCCTCGACATCCCACCCGCACCTCGCGCCTCGCGCGGCGCGCTCTTCGTCGGCCTCGCCATCGCTGCGGCGCTCGCGGCGGGCCTCGTGATCGGCCTCGGCTTCGTCGGATCGAGCAGCACCGACGACCCCCGCGCCACGACGAGCGCCGCGCCCGCAGCCTCGGGCCTCCCGTCGTCTGCCCGCGCAGGCGTCACGCCCCCGCCTTCGCCCTCTCGATCGACCGTCCTTCCGGCCTCCTCGGTCGCGCCAGCCCCCTCCGCCTCGGCCGCGCCCAGCGTCCTTCCTCGGGGCACCGTGCCCCGCAAGGATCCACTCTCCGGTCGTCATTAG
- the cyaY gene encoding iron donor protein CyaY — translation MSTEGISERDFERAADDTLRKLERALGDLDGIEVDLQMGVLTVEFQDGTRYVINSHRAARQIWMAAERNAWHFDPRAGGASWHASKDGAEFWATVQAVLSRKLGRTIELAP, via the coding sequence ATGAGCACCGAGGGCATCTCGGAACGGGACTTCGAACGGGCCGCGGACGACACGCTGCGCAAGCTCGAACGGGCGCTCGGCGACCTGGACGGGATCGAGGTGGATCTGCAGATGGGGGTCCTCACGGTCGAGTTCCAGGACGGAACGCGGTACGTCATCAACAGCCACCGCGCGGCGCGGCAAATCTGGATGGCCGCCGAGCGGAACGCCTGGCACTTCGACCCGCGCGCCGGCGGCGCGAGCTGGCACGCCTCGAAGGACGGCGCCGAGTTCTGGGCGACCGTGCAGGCCGTGCTTTCGCGCAAGCTCGGTAGGACGATCGAGCTCGCCCCCTGA
- a CDS encoding pseudouridine synthase, translating into MIECVHAEQCGGCPLIGMDYAQQLTTKRARVVSAIVHYPALELLYTRQVVPGDQIVGYRGRAKLIVSPTGGIGLYGRSGNHDVIDIPNCRVLAPALAEVTTILRGLITSPPPEARGLLLPYDPHGGGVLRAIDLREVHMPGTTSLPETTTTAQGNRVGVLLTFVLQRDRVPSREELKEAGRALRALLPRVVGIAANLHEADAPQILGPETMVLDGVPHAEDRIGPTYHVASFGSFVQVHRGQASRVHALITREIASLDMQLLIDETGTNRRQPKVLDLYGGSGAISIALSHAKNIVTMVESFAPAVQNARSAAEAQGLGKLDARVGDAADVVNSLLANNEKFDAVVMNPPRRGVSPAAREAIARLGAPLCIYVSCDPDTLARDLDHFSRLGYTSSELIPIDMIPLTEEVETVAVLKRAPPAQPRVIYEDDDVIVVEKGPHEPVENQPEYLGSLMQRCLRLPGVSNLKVVNKLDTGTSGLCIFARNEVARQLWTTALATSGRLIYLVAAKGVTPTKGAIARDLREGGRSYMARTRYRRLAVASGHSILRVIPDGHRPHQIRRHLAAIGHPVLGDERYGHVPTNRYFEEKHGLDRSFVHLIRIEIVHPRTGAKLLIESTLPGDLRASLERATGSSVIKFLEQKHALGENRASSMLPGEPASAPLPPPRPLDRGGSQPAIGPMPTDLSPPPPSYPPDSLAEPMSYASPDSFASPPSYASPTSYAQPPSYAPPGGLPSPTITEAPTEHVPELDESPRTIRHAIVSDDD; encoded by the coding sequence ATGATCGAGTGCGTGCACGCCGAGCAATGCGGCGGCTGTCCGCTCATCGGGATGGATTACGCCCAGCAGCTCACGACGAAGCGCGCGCGCGTGGTGAGCGCGATCGTGCACTACCCGGCGCTCGAGCTTCTGTACACGCGCCAGGTCGTGCCCGGCGACCAGATCGTGGGCTACCGCGGCCGCGCGAAGCTCATCGTGTCGCCGACGGGCGGGATCGGGCTCTACGGTCGCTCCGGCAACCACGACGTGATCGACATCCCGAACTGTCGCGTGCTCGCGCCCGCGCTCGCCGAGGTGACGACGATCCTGCGCGGGCTCATCACGTCGCCGCCGCCCGAGGCCCGCGGGCTGCTCTTGCCGTACGATCCGCACGGCGGTGGTGTGCTCCGCGCGATCGATCTGCGCGAGGTGCACATGCCCGGCACGACGTCGCTGCCCGAGACGACGACGACCGCACAAGGCAACCGCGTCGGCGTGCTGCTCACGTTCGTGCTGCAACGTGATCGTGTCCCCTCCCGCGAGGAGCTCAAGGAGGCGGGGCGCGCGCTCCGGGCGCTCTTGCCGCGCGTCGTGGGGATCGCGGCGAACCTGCACGAGGCGGACGCGCCGCAGATCCTCGGGCCGGAGACGATGGTGCTCGACGGCGTGCCGCACGCCGAGGATCGCATCGGGCCGACGTACCACGTGGCCTCGTTTGGTTCGTTCGTGCAGGTGCACCGCGGCCAGGCGTCGCGCGTGCACGCGCTCATCACGCGCGAGATCGCCTCGCTCGACATGCAGCTCCTGATCGACGAGACGGGCACGAACCGGCGGCAGCCGAAGGTGCTCGATCTCTACGGCGGCTCGGGCGCGATCTCGATCGCGCTGTCGCACGCGAAGAACATCGTGACGATGGTGGAGTCGTTCGCGCCGGCGGTGCAGAACGCGCGCTCGGCGGCCGAAGCGCAAGGGCTCGGCAAGCTCGACGCGCGCGTCGGCGACGCGGCCGACGTGGTGAACTCGCTGCTCGCGAACAACGAGAAGTTCGACGCCGTGGTGATGAACCCGCCGCGACGCGGGGTTTCACCCGCGGCGCGCGAGGCCATCGCCCGCCTCGGCGCGCCGCTCTGCATCTACGTCTCGTGTGATCCCGATACGCTCGCGCGCGACCTCGATCACTTCAGCCGGCTCGGCTACACGTCGAGCGAACTCATCCCGATTGACATGATCCCCCTCACGGAAGAGGTCGAGACGGTCGCGGTGCTCAAGCGCGCGCCGCCTGCGCAGCCGCGCGTGATCTACGAGGACGACGACGTCATCGTGGTCGAGAAGGGCCCGCACGAGCCGGTCGAGAACCAGCCGGAGTACCTCGGCTCGCTGATGCAGCGCTGTCTGCGCTTGCCCGGCGTGTCGAACCTCAAGGTGGTGAACAAGCTCGACACCGGCACGAGCGGCCTCTGCATCTTCGCGCGGAACGAGGTGGCGCGGCAGCTCTGGACGACGGCGCTCGCCACGAGCGGTCGGCTCATCTACCTCGTCGCCGCGAAGGGCGTCACGCCGACGAAGGGCGCCATCGCGCGCGACCTGCGCGAGGGCGGCCGCAGCTACATGGCGCGGACGCGCTACCGTCGCCTCGCCGTGGCCTCGGGTCACTCGATCCTGCGCGTGATCCCCGACGGGCACAGGCCGCACCAGATCCGCCGCCACCTCGCGGCGATCGGGCACCCGGTGCTCGGCGACGAGCGGTACGGCCACGTGCCGACAAACCGCTACTTCGAGGAGAAGCACGGCCTCGATCGCTCGTTCGTGCACCTCATCCGCATCGAGATCGTGCATCCACGCACGGGCGCGAAGCTGCTCATCGAGTCGACGCTGCCGGGGGATCTGCGCGCGTCGCTCGAGCGCGCGACGGGCTCGTCCGTGATCAAGTTCCTCGAGCAGAAGCACGCGCTCGGCGAGAACCGGGCCTCGTCGATGCTCCCCGGCGAACCGGCGAGCGCGCCCCTGCCGCCGCCACGGCCGCTCGATCGCGGCGGCTCGCAGCCCGCGATCGGCCCGATGCCGACCGATCTCTCGCCGCCGCCGCCTTCGTATCCGCCGGACTCGCTCGCCGAGCCGATGTCGTACGCGTCGCCCGACTCGTTCGCGTCGCCGCCGTCGTACGCCTCGCCGACCTCCTACGCGCAGCCGCCCTCGTACGCGCCGCCCGGCGGCCTCCCTTCGCCGACCATCACGGAGGCGCCGACCGAGCACGTCCCCGAGCTCGACGAGTCGCCCCGCACGATCCGCCACGCGATCGTCTCCGACGACGACTGA
- a CDS encoding ATP-binding protein, which yields MAARRTTATTRPSPSLQALLGLSGLLARGKTGGLLSEALALVLEGVGAQRGAAYEATEDGLELKADVGLPATLRAYIGTFASAEVPWFPAQTAAKKRRVTTEMDAVTALAGRIDRELVNSAGWGTILAAPILIGRDVLGTLVVATPSAEMLSPEAPFVLETAANMLALSMAHEKARGRAAALTTEEVKPAAAAHERRGTDTKLARLAILGSLAAGFADEMRWPLSSLGTQLEEQEKLIGHLRVRFPGVASALDDLARIQDEATTALKFARTAGTRLLSALEDSRAEPVDLEDLAHEAAALVEPTARARNVDLLVTAVHGSSPVVVGKRSDLGQLLLALLTNGVEACAVAAEAGAKVGEEPQKPLVCVTVTRDKEQVAVRVEDAGPGVPPDVRARIFDAFFTTKKESLGLGLTLARQIAVAHGGTLELDRSDLGGALLKAVLPAAPAGVSVARNHPPPPSRRKPLGSLSSLPAGPSTARDGWTSAPRAIEQKTSRKPVRAPLPVGNALVVAADTDVCAPTQRVPRTPSGGHAAQTPKVPAVVMSHRSRTAPRVDIVSSPRGYDSSQIATQKIQPKAPRSSTTPGGSVVPTARVPEAPKRAPRSRRSKESPQ from the coding sequence ATGGCCGCCCGCCGTACGACCGCCACGACAAGGCCGAGCCCCTCGCTCCAGGCGCTCCTCGGCCTTTCGGGGCTGCTCGCGCGCGGAAAAACCGGCGGCCTGCTCTCCGAGGCCCTCGCGCTCGTCCTCGAAGGCGTGGGCGCGCAGCGCGGCGCCGCCTACGAGGCCACCGAGGACGGACTCGAGCTGAAGGCCGACGTGGGGCTGCCCGCGACGCTGCGCGCCTACATCGGCACGTTCGCGAGCGCCGAGGTGCCCTGGTTTCCAGCACAGACGGCCGCCAAGAAGAGGCGCGTCACGACGGAGATGGATGCCGTCACGGCGTTGGCGGGGCGGATCGATCGGGAGCTCGTGAACAGCGCAGGCTGGGGCACGATCCTCGCCGCGCCCATCCTGATCGGCAGGGACGTGCTCGGCACGCTGGTCGTCGCTACGCCGTCGGCGGAGATGCTGTCGCCCGAGGCGCCGTTCGTGCTGGAGACGGCGGCGAACATGCTCGCGCTCTCGATGGCGCACGAAAAGGCGCGGGGGCGCGCCGCAGCCCTCACGACCGAGGAGGTGAAGCCCGCGGCGGCCGCGCACGAACGGCGGGGCACGGACACGAAGCTCGCGCGGCTGGCCATCCTGGGCTCGCTCGCGGCGGGGTTCGCCGACGAGATGCGCTGGCCGCTGTCGTCGCTCGGCACGCAGCTCGAGGAGCAAGAGAAGCTCATCGGCCACCTGCGCGTGCGGTTCCCCGGCGTGGCCTCGGCGCTCGACGATCTCGCGCGAATTCAGGACGAAGCCACGACGGCGCTCAAGTTCGCCCGGACGGCAGGGACGAGGCTGCTCTCGGCGCTGGAGGATTCGCGCGCGGAGCCTGTGGATCTCGAGGATCTCGCGCACGAAGCCGCGGCCCTCGTCGAGCCCACGGCGCGCGCGCGCAACGTCGATCTGCTGGTGACGGCCGTGCACGGGTCGTCGCCGGTCGTCGTCGGGAAGCGGAGTGATCTCGGTCAACTCCTGCTCGCCCTGCTCACGAATGGCGTCGAGGCCTGCGCGGTCGCCGCGGAGGCGGGCGCGAAGGTCGGTGAGGAGCCGCAAAAGCCGCTCGTGTGCGTGACCGTGACGCGCGACAAGGAGCAGGTCGCCGTGCGCGTCGAGGACGCGGGACCGGGTGTCCCGCCCGACGTGCGAGCCCGGATCTTCGACGCGTTTTTCACGACGAAAAAAGAATCCCTCGGGCTCGGTCTCACGCTCGCGCGGCAGATCGCGGTGGCGCACGGGGGAACGTTGGAGCTCGATCGATCGGATCTCGGCGGCGCGCTCCTCAAGGCCGTGCTGCCAGCCGCGCCGGCGGGCGTGTCGGTAGCGCGGAACCATCCGCCGCCGCCCTCCCGGCGCAAGCCTTTGGGGTCGCTTTCGTCGCTTCCCGCCGGCCCGTCCACGGCCCGCGACGGCTGGACCTCCGCCCCCAGGGCCATCGAGCAAAAGACGTCACGAAAGCCCGTCCGCGCGCCCCTCCCGGTCGGGAATGCGCTCGTGGTCGCCGCGGATACGGATGTGTGCGCACCCACGCAGCGGGTGCCACGGACGCCGTCCGGAGGGCATGCCGCGCAGACGCCGAAGGTCCCGGCGGTGGTGATGTCGCACCGGTCGAGGACGGCGCCCCGCGTGGACATCGTGTCGTCGCCGAGAGGGTATGATTCGTCGCAGATCGCGACGCAGAAGATCCAACCGAAGGCGCCCCGGTCGAGCACGACGCCGGGCGGGAGCGTGGTGCCGACCGCGCGGGTGCCCGAAGCGCCGAAAAGGGCGCCGCGATCCCGGCGGTCGAAAGAATCGCCTCAATAA
- the lipB gene encoding lipoyl(octanoyl) transferase LipB, with amino-acid sequence MGARQAKAYFLGRRRYEPIHALQEHLVSLRADGHIEDLILLVEHEPVVTLGRAADAGNVLLGQELLAERGVDLVQTGRGGDVTYHGPGQLVCYPILDLKPDRCDVRRYVRSLAEVMILLARELGVESGVVDGLIGVWADRAKPAEWAGAPWASEIAKLGAIGVRLSRWVTMHGFALNLSVDLPSFGMIVPCGIRDHGVTSIEELVGRAPAVRDLALGSHEILSRGLELSVPRVEDIAHVSDLEAALAEDPVSSGLAKQEKPAAG; translated from the coding sequence ATGGGCGCGCGACAGGCGAAGGCGTATTTCCTCGGTCGACGGCGCTACGAGCCGATCCACGCGCTGCAGGAGCACCTCGTCTCGCTCCGCGCGGACGGGCACATCGAGGACCTGATCCTGCTCGTCGAGCACGAGCCCGTCGTCACGCTCGGCCGCGCCGCCGACGCGGGCAACGTGCTGCTCGGCCAGGAGCTGCTCGCCGAGCGCGGCGTCGATCTCGTCCAGACGGGCCGCGGCGGCGACGTGACCTACCACGGGCCCGGACAACTCGTGTGTTACCCGATCCTCGATCTCAAGCCGGATCGATGCGACGTTCGCCGCTACGTCCGTTCCCTCGCGGAGGTGATGATCCTGCTCGCGCGCGAGCTCGGGGTCGAGTCGGGCGTCGTCGACGGGCTCATCGGCGTGTGGGCCGATCGCGCCAAACCCGCGGAGTGGGCAGGCGCGCCCTGGGCCAGCGAGATCGCGAAGCTCGGCGCGATCGGCGTGCGCCTCTCGCGCTGGGTCACGATGCACGGCTTCGCATTGAACCTGTCCGTGGACCTCCCTTCGTTCGGGATGATCGTGCCGTGCGGGATCCGCGACCACGGCGTCACGTCGATCGAAGAGCTCGTCGGCCGCGCGCCCGCCGTGCGTGATCTCGCGCTCGGCTCTCACGAGATCCTTTCGCGCGGGCTCGAACTTTCCGTCCCGCGCGTCGAAGACATCGCCCACGTGTCCGATCTCGAAGCCGCGCTCGCGGAGGACCCCGTCTCTTCCGGCCTCGCAAAGCAAGAAAAACCCGCCGCCGGCTGA
- a CDS encoding HD domain-containing phosphohydrolase — protein sequence MPSQLTEERPRILVVDDEKVIRDMLADFLGMEGYIVRTAEDGSVALGELTKSHYDLIISDLKMPKMGGIALLDEIGKTAPDALTVIMTGFGTVETAIDAMKRGAYDYVLKPFKLDEVIHVVQRGLEKQRMAAENLRLREALGLYKVSEAIQASLSLDQVLETVAESCLSEVRSDLVSTWLDDGEGGLFERQHIRGSTLPEDAAIGVLDHDKIAAHLRAETTLLEQGPRGLKFFSAPPEVPLYSLVAVPLRIGQRFMGFIALGSFSKGRRFEEGQRKLLSIIASRAAAAIENARLYQDLQATFQQTIQGLAKAIDKMDRYTSGHSDRVAFYAVFLARQLGLSAYEVEIVRQSALMHDIGKIGCVLNLNKPGKLTQDEYEVFKKHPVFGRDILDPIKFLHPLIPGVHLHHERWDGRGYPLKLKGNEIPIIARIIAVADTYDAMTSDRSYRRALPHEVAVAEIERCSGSQFDPEVAANFTDNIEGYRDERRSAGDKVPE from the coding sequence GTGCCGTCTCAACTCACGGAAGAGCGCCCGCGTATCCTCGTGGTCGACGACGAGAAGGTCATCCGCGACATGCTGGCGGATTTCCTGGGCATGGAAGGCTACATCGTCCGCACCGCGGAGGATGGCTCCGTCGCACTCGGGGAGCTCACGAAGTCGCACTACGACCTCATCATCAGCGACCTGAAGATGCCGAAGATGGGCGGCATCGCGCTGCTCGACGAGATCGGCAAGACCGCGCCCGACGCGCTGACCGTGATCATGACGGGGTTCGGCACGGTCGAGACCGCGATCGACGCGATGAAGCGCGGCGCGTACGACTACGTGCTCAAGCCCTTCAAGCTCGACGAGGTGATCCACGTCGTGCAACGCGGCCTCGAGAAGCAGCGCATGGCGGCGGAGAACCTGCGCCTGCGCGAGGCGCTCGGCCTGTACAAAGTCAGCGAGGCCATCCAGGCGAGCCTCTCGCTCGATCAGGTGCTCGAGACCGTGGCCGAGAGTTGCCTCTCGGAGGTGCGCAGCGATCTCGTGTCGACGTGGCTCGACGACGGTGAGGGCGGGCTCTTCGAGCGGCAACACATCCGCGGATCGACGCTGCCCGAGGACGCGGCGATCGGCGTGCTCGATCACGACAAGATCGCCGCGCACCTGCGCGCGGAGACGACGCTGCTCGAACAAGGGCCGCGCGGGCTCAAGTTCTTCTCGGCGCCGCCCGAGGTGCCGCTTTACTCGCTCGTCGCGGTGCCGCTGCGCATCGGCCAGCGGTTCATGGGCTTCATCGCGCTCGGCTCGTTCTCGAAGGGCCGCCGCTTCGAGGAGGGGCAACGGAAGCTCCTCAGCATCATCGCCTCGCGCGCCGCCGCCGCGATCGAGAACGCGCGCCTCTACCAGGATCTGCAGGCCACGTTCCAGCAGACGATCCAGGGCCTCGCGAAGGCGATCGACAAGATGGATCGCTACACCTCGGGCCACTCGGATCGCGTCGCGTTCTACGCCGTCTTCCTCGCGAGGCAGCTCGGCCTGTCCGCGTACGAGGTCGAGATCGTCCGGCAGAGCGCGCTCATGCACGACATCGGCAAGATCGGCTGCGTCCTGAACCTCAACAAGCCCGGCAAGCTCACGCAGGACGAGTACGAGGTCTTCAAGAAGCACCCGGTCTTCGGGCGCGACATCCTCGATCCCATCAAGTTCTTGCACCCGCTCATCCCGGGCGTGCACCTGCACCACGAGCGGTGGGACGGGCGCGGGTATCCGCTCAAGCTGAAGGGCAACGAGATCCCGATCATCGCGCGCATCATCGCCGTGGCCGACACGTACGACGCCATGACGAGTGACAGATCCTATCGCCGCGCGCTGCCGCACGAGGTCGCCGTGGCCGAGATCGAGCGCTGCTCCGGCTCGCAGTTCGATCCCGAGGTCGCCGCGAACTTCACGGACAACATCGAGGGCTACCGCGACGAGCGGCGCAGCGCCGGAGACAAGGTACCGGAGTAA